A window of Thermoproteus sp. genomic DNA:
GCGCGGGCTAGAGCCTCTAGATCCGGCCGAGGCGCATAGCCATGCCGAGTACTTCCTCTGGGCGCTGAAGGGGTCCAGGCCCACTGAACGTGAGGCGAGAGCCATGGACGTAATGTTAGTGATATACGCCGAACACTCTATGAACAACAGCGCCTTTACTGCCGTCACTGTGGCCTCTACATTGGCCGACATGTACGCCGCAATAACCGCCGCAATTGCCAGTCTCAAAGGTCCCCTCCATGGAGGGGCCAATGTCGATGCGGCAAAGATGATAGAGGAGATAGGCGACGTGAAGAATGTGGAGGCTTGGGTAGATAAACAACTAGCAGCCGGCCGGAGGATACCGGGCTTCGGCCACAGGCTGTACAAAAGAGGGCCCGACCCCAGGCTGAGAGTGTTGAGGAGGTTAGCGCAGGACCTCGCCTCAGAGCGTGGGGACTTCAAGTGGGTAGAAATAGCGGAGAGGTTGGAGGACTACGTCGGGGCTAGGCTCTCTCAGAAGGGGATATTTCCCAATACGGATCTCTATGCCGCCGTTATTTTCAAATATTTGGGGCTCCCTGTGGACATAAACCTCCCTACCTTCGCCATCTCTAGGGTGGCGGGATGGGTGGCTCACGTTGTGGAGTACCGGCGTCAGAACAGACTCATAAGGCCCACTGAAAGATATGTGGGACCTGTAGGTCTGAGATATGTGCCGTTGGAAGAGCGACGGGGCTAGGAGGCCAGAGTGCGCCAAACGGAGTCTTTCCATAAGTCGTATAGGCCTTTGAGGTGGGCCAGTGGGGTGCTGGTGGTCATCCTGTAGGCGAACCATTTGAGGAACTTGTCCTTGTCGCCTAGCGCTGTCCATTCGTCCATTTCGATTTCGAACACGCCGGTCTCTATTTCTCGCGCCAGCGCCTTGGCTAGAATAGAGGCTTGCCATAGAGCGCCCCAGCCTATAGGCGGGAGGCCCAACTTGACCAGCGAAGAGTCGCCAATGAGGTAGACGCCCCTATATTGAGTCTCGAAGGTAGCCGGATCAACCTCAAGGCCAACCGCAAGAGGATGAGGACGCAAAACAGGCACAGAGATATGTAACTCGTCGCCTCTCCAATCGGGGGGTATTTCCAATATCGAGATTCCTAAGTGTTCGGCCCATACACGCCACGGGCCTAATAGCTCTCTGTAATCATTGCTTATATAGACCAAATGAACTGCACCTCCTTACCAGGAAACCTAGTCTTTATGGAGTAGGCGATTTCTTGAAATCCCATAACTGGTGTCAAGTCATTTACGACGAATCGTACGGCCTTGGCTTTACTTGCGGCCTCTAGGAGCGTCTTGGCGCCTCCGATAGTCCAATACTCGGCGTTGCCCAGCCTGGACCCGCCGGGCGCCAAGACTAGATAGTCCCCGCAGACAGAAGGCCCGTCGCTAGTCCTAACACATCTGTCGTCTATCGCCGACACGTTGGCCTTAATGAAACGTACGCGTTTAAGCCTAGAGAAAGGGAAGACGAGGTCTTCAAAGCCGAGAAGACCGGCTACTGCCATGGGGATCCCCACCGTGAATTCGTGAAAGTCCTTCTTGTCTATCACTACGATCTCGACATTGTCCGTAGCGGACTTGAGCCTATAGGCGAAATAAATCCCGGCCACGCCGCCTCCCACCACAACAACCCTAGGCGCGCCCACGGCGTCTGCGGAGCTGAAATATATATATTGCGTTGCGTTACGATAGATCTAGGCGCATTAAGCGCCTTAGATCTTCTATCTTCTTTCTATATATAGTCGTGCCGCCACATCTATAGATGAGTTCCTCGCCGCCAGCCTCGCCCAGAGGGACGCCGAGCCCCTCGCTCCCGGCCATAACCACACGGCCGTTGCTCTCGCTAAATAGGAGGTAGTCCATCCTTGTCACGCCACCAGGGGCCTTGCAGACATCTACGATGGCCCCCACGCCGCTGTTGACAGCCATCTTGGCCAGCGCCGTTGCAAGTCCTCCCACGCCTACGTCCGTGGCTCCCGTGACGTGTCCGACCAACTGCGGCATGATCTTCGCTATCTCTTTCTCCCTCATGTAGTCTATGGAGGGCGGCGTGCCTGCAATCAAGCCGAAGACCCTATGTAGGTACTCGCTACCGCCGATCTCCGCCTTTGTGGGCCCCCACAGGAATATCTTATCGCCGTCGCTCCACACGGCCCTCTTGGCTCGCGCCACGTCGTCAATACGGCCCAACACTACCACGGCGACTACCGGCCTTATGGACTCCCCATTGTACTCGTTGTAGAGACTCACCTTGCCGCCTACTACAGGCACGCCGAGCTCCCTCGCGGCCTCCGCCAAGCCCTCCACCGCCTCTCTGAACTGCCAATAGGCCTGCGCCCTCGCCGGGCTCCCCACGTTTATCGAGTCGACGGCGGCCAGCGGCATCGCTCCGACGGTCGCGACGTTCCTATAGGCCTTCACGAACGCGTTGGCGGCGCCGAGCCTAGGGCTCAAATACGTATATCTGGGGTTTGCATCGCCCTTGACCGCCAGCCCCAAATCCCCGAGCTCGTACAGTTTAATAACTGCGGCGTCTCCCTCGCCGGGCTTTACGGCGGTCCTAACGCCTACATCGAAGTCGAACCTCTGGTATATGGCCTCCTTCTTGGCTATATTAGGGGACGACAAGACGAGCTCTATCGCCTTTTCCAACGGAGGCTCAGGCAGCTCGGGCAGAGGGGACGGCTCATATGGCTCAACCGGCCAGTCGAGCTCGGGAGCCCTTGCGGCCAACTCCACGGGCACGTCGCCTACGGCCTCGCCGCGCCACTTCAAGACGACGCGCTTGCTATCTACAAAACGTCCGATTACAGAATAGGGCACATCGTATTTGTCCAACAGGTCCTCCAGACATTTAAGCTGGCTCTTCGACACGACGAAGACAAGCCTCTCCTGGGTCTCGCCCATGAGGACCTCGGCCGGCCCCATATCCTTATCGCTCATATGAATACGGTCTAAGTCGACCTCGACGCCGAGTCCGAACCACTCGGACAGCTCCGCCAAGGCCGTAGCCAGTCCGCCTCCGCCTAGGTCTTTTATGTACTTGACGCAAGTTCGCGCCTCCTGCACCACGTCTATTAGCCTCTTGCCCATAAGGGGATCGGCCACCTGCACGGCCCCCAAGTCCTCCTTGCCCGTCAGGACCTTGCTGGCAAACGCCGAGCCGCCGAGCCCGCTCCTATCGGCGCCGGAACCGGCCACCACTATGACATCGCCCGTCTCCACGCCTCCTCTCGGCACCTCATCGGCCTTCACCACGCCGATACATGTAGCCAGAACGATCGGCGTATAGGTAAACGCCTCGTCGAACCAAGTCTCGCCGCCTACTACGGGCACGCCGACCCTGTTGCCGTAGTCGGAAATACCTCTAACTACGTTCTGTGCTATCCATCTGGCGTGGGGGTGCTCTAGAGGGCCGAAGTGGAGGTTCACCAACAGAGCCACCGGCCTCGCGCCCACGGTCAAGATGTCGCGGATTATCCCCCCGACCCCCGTGGCGGCGCCGTTGTACGGATCCACTGCGCTGGGGTGGTTGTGGGACTCTATCTTAAACGTGACGTATATACCAGGAGCTATCTCCACCAGAGGGGCGTCGGTGCCAGGTCCTCTGACCACCCACGGGGCCTTAGAAGGCAGTCTCTTAAGCCACTTACGAGTGGACTTATAGCTACAATGTTCGGACCAATGTGATGTGAAGAGGGCCAGCTCCACAGGCGTGGGCTCCCTCCCGAGTCCCTCCTTAATCGACTTCAATTCGGCCTCTGTGAGGCTCATGGCTGGAGGGCATTCGCGCCTTATAAATTTTAACATGCCATTAAATATACACGAGGTGTGTTGGCCAATATGCCCGGTTAAGTTTAAATGAACGATTAAAAGAGGTCTCCTTCTTAATTTTAAGCAATAAGTTAAATAATCTGCGCGGCATCTTTGGGAGCAACAAATTTATTTTTACGTTGTTACTTAATCTAATGACGTTGAAGCTGGCCGTATTGGCCTCGTGGAGGGGCTCCAACTTCAAGGCTATAATGGACCACATAAGGTTGGGAGTGCTACAGGGCGTAGAGCCCGTGGCGCTTATATACAGCGACGAGAACGCGCCCGTCAGAGAGATAGCGGCTAGATATGGAGTCAACTCGTATTTCGTCAAACATAGGGGGGTCCCTCGGCGGAGGAGAGAGGAGGAGATGTTGGCCGTCCTTAAGGATAACGGCGTGGATCTAATCGCGCTGGCGGGGTACGACTACATCCTTAGCGGCGACTTCATAAAGGAGTTCAAATGGGTGCTCAACATCCACCCCTCCCTGTTGCCGTTTGCAGGCGGCAAGGGGATGTATGGCATGTGGGTACACATGGAGGTCTTTAAGGCTGGCGTGAAGGTCACAGGCCCTACGGTACACCTAGTGGACGAATCGGTGGATGGAGGTCCCATACTCGATCAGTGGCCTATATATATAGGCGACATATACGCCCTTCCGATACCCTATGAGGAGAAGCTGGAGGTGCTGGCCAATAGGGTATTGATTTTCGAGCACAGGCTCTATTCGCGCGTAATACAAGCGGTGGCCGATGGGCTCGTAGACCTCTTTGAAGAGACCGTAAAGGCTCTGAAGGTGTTAGAAGAGGGGGGCAGGCTGAAGACCGTAGAGGAGCCCGTGCAGGTCCGTCGCGCGGTGTTGAAGGCCGATAGGGGCTGGCTCGAGAGGTGGAACGAGAGGCAGAGGACCTATGTGGAGTTTCAACTTAAGGAGTGGGCCGGCAAGCCTCTAGATTTGATCTTGCCGCCATGGTTACGTGGATAAAAGGCGCTGAACTCCACAAGAAGGCGAAAGAGTGGGCGAAGGAGCACGTAAAGAGACTGGAGGAAATAGGCTTGACCCCAAAACTAGCCGTTCTGCTCCTCAACGACGACCCGGTGGAGCTGGAGACCCAGACCAAGTACGTGTCCCTGAAGGCTAGAGACGTCAAGGAGGTGGGCGGCGAGGTGGAGATATACGAGCTCTATCGCGTGCCCCCCGAGCGTAGAACCAAAGAGGCACTCCGCCTAATAGGGAGTCTTAACAGGAGGGACGACGTGACGGGCATATTGGTGCAAAAGCCGGTGCCCCCATTTATTGACGAGAAGACGCTCTTCGAAGCGCTCGCACCCGAGAAGGACGTAGACGGCCTCACGCCTGAGAGCAAAAAGAGGCTGGTGGCCGGCTTCGACCTAAACAACGACGTACTGCCCTGCACTCCAGCCGGCATATTGGAGCTCCTCCAACAGTACTCCATTGACGTCAGGGGGGCAGACGTCGTGGTGGTCGGCAAGGGCGAGCTCGTAGGGAAGCCACTCTCGGTCATGTTGATGCAACTAGACGCCACGGTGACCGTCTTGCATGCACTCTCTAAAGACAGGCTCTATTACGTAAGACATGCCGATGTGGTGATATCGGCAGTCGGGAGGCCGCCGGAGCTGTACAGAGACAACCCCTGGCGGCTCACCGGCGATATGATAAAAGAAGGCGCCGTAGTCGTCGGCGTAGGCGGCAAGGTAGACCCCTCAACGGGCAGATGGTATTTCGACGTGGACGAAAAGTCGGTAGCCGAAAAGGCGTCGTACCTCACGCCGAATATAGGCGGGGTGGGCCTCGCCACGCGTGCACGCCTCCTAAAGAACTTGATCAGGACCACCTACCAAGTGGCGAGGATCGCGGCGTCCCATAGAGTCTTGCAACCATGAGGTATAAAGACGCCGGCGTGGACATAGAGAGACAGAGGGCAGTCCACGAGGCGGCTCGGAGGGCACTCAGCGGGCTTGAAGGCGGCTATGTGAGGTACCTGCAGCTTGACGGAGGAGACTACGCGCTTCACGTAGATGGAGTGGGCACGAAGGCCCTTTGGCTCCTACAGGCTGGCCGGCTCGAGACGGCCGGCTGGGACTGCCTCTACGTCAACATCAACGACGTTGTGTGTGACGGCTTCAAGCCCGTAGCCGTGGTGGACTATATAGCCGTCTCCCCAGGGCTCGAGGAGAGGGCCGAAGAGGTAATTAGAGGCCTGGCCGAGGCCTCCCGCAGGGCGGGCGTCGTGGTTCTAGGTGGAGAGACGGCCATAATGCCCGACGTGGTGAACGGGATAGATGTAGTCTGCACCGTGCTGGCCAGAAGGGAGGCACGCCCCAATGCTGTGAGGCCGGGCGACTATATCGTTGGCTTAGAGTCCACGGGGCCGCACGCCAATGGGTATAGCCTACTCCGCAAGCTCTTCAAGCTGGATGAACATATATGCGGCTCGACGGCCTCGGAGGTCCTATTGGCGCCCGTAGCGGACTACTCGCCAGTCGTGGAGCTGATGAAAGAGGGCCTAGTCAAAGCCGCTGCGCATATAACCGGTGGCTCTTTCTCCAAATTGAGGCGGGCGTTAGGCGGGCTCGGAGCCGAGATAGAGCTAGGCGAAATCCCCTGCTGGGCCGCTGAGGTCATCAGGAGGGGGGTCCCGAGGGACGAGGCCTATAGGGTCTTCAACATGGGGGTCGGCATGGCCCTAATAACTGAAAGCCCTGACGAACTGATAAGGTCCGCTGAGAGCTACGGGCTGGCCGCACGGATCGTCGGGCGGGTGAAGCCAGAAGGTCCTCTGATAGTCGACGGCATGCAAGTAGCCTAGGCCTTAAGCCAAACCTTTAGGCTCAGCCACAACTTAGCCCCGCCGGTCCCTCCTCTAGACACGTGGGGGTCTGTCGCGCGCTCGGGGTGGGGCATCAGCCCCACCACGTTGCCTTCAGCCACTCCGGCCACGTCGTCGAAAGAGCCATTGGGGTTCTCTATGTACTTCACCACAGCCCTATAGGGCCCCGCGGGTATGTAGCGGCCTTCTGCATGCGCCACGGGCATGTATACGACTTCGCCTCGCTGGTACAAAAGAGTGAAGGGGGTCTCGTTGTCTACTATCTTGACGGGGATCCACTTGCTGATAAAACCAGGCGGGTCGTTCGGCGCAAGGGCGCCCGGCAGAAGGCCCGCCTCGACTAGAATCTGAAAGCCGTTGCAGATCCCCAGAACGGGAACGCCCCTGGCGGCGTCCTCCCTCAATTGTTCTGCGGCCTTCGAGGCAGCAGCTATGGCGCCAGCTCTAAGCCTATCGCCGTAGCTGAAGCCCCCCGCGACCACTACCGCGTCGTAGAGCCCGGCTCTATAGTCTTTATGCCAAACTATCTCCCCCCTAAGTCCCACCACCTCCAGAGCCCTCAACACGTCAAGATCGCCATTGGTGCCGGGAAATTTAAGCACGCCTATCTTCATGCCTCCACAACCCTGACGACTTCGATTATGTGGACGTTGGGATTGCCTAGCCGCGCCTCTCTGGCTATTTTGAGGGCCTCCTCGGCGGCGGCTTGTGGAGTGGGCGCGTCGATTAGGAGCATGAGGCATTTCCCCGCCCTTACGTCCACCTTAAAGCCGAACCTCTGGAGGAGCTCTTTGGATATGGTCTCGCCTTCGGGCTCGCGTATAGAGGGCTTATACGTCACGTTTAGGTACACCGCGTACATGACGACATGAAATAGTTTATTTAAAAAAGTAATCCTAGATGCGCGAAAGGGTTTGGGAAAATTTTTAAGCATAAAATTAAATTAGGCCGCCCTATTAAGCGCAACGGCTCCCTTCGGCGCCTCCGACGGGACCCCTAGGCGGGCCCTCGGCCTCAAGACCAGCTTCGCGAAGTCTCCGCCGTAGATAAGCTTGAGGGCTACCTTGGCCGCAGATATGACCTCGCCGACGTCGCGCCCCACAATGTTAACATGGCCCATCTTGCGCCTAGGCCTGGCCTCCCTCTTGCCGTACCAATAGACCTTGCCCAGAGCCTCAAGCTTCCTTATCGGGAGCTCCTCGTAGTGTCTGCCCAATATGTTGACCATGGCGGTGGGCCTATAGGCCGCCAGGCGTTTTAGCGGGAGGCCCAAGACGGCCCTCACGTGGTTCTCGAACTGGCTCGCGTCGGTCTCCAACGACCAGTGGCCAGTGTTGTGGACTCTAGGCGCTATCTCGTTAGCCAACACGCGCCCGTCTCTCGCCTCGAAGAACTCCACGGCGAGGACCCCCACGTAGTTCCACCTCTCCAATATCTTGTAGACGTAGCCGTAGGCCTCCTCAGGCGCGTCGGCCGGCGCGTAGTTCCACACCAATATGCCGTCTACGTAGTAGTTCTGCGCCGGCGGGTAGAACACCACGTCGCCATCCTCCCCCCTAGCCGCTATTATGGAGAACTCCCTCTTTATCTCTACGTACTCCTCGACCAACAGCTCGCCCTCAAGGCTCGCTATGGAGCCGGCCTCCCAGGGGTACGCGTACTGTCCCTTCCCGTCGTAGCCGCCAGTCGGCACCTTCACCATCGCCCTCCCCATGGACTCCGCTAGCCTCAACGCCTCGAGTCCTCCTCTGGCCGTCCGCCAGGGTATTGTGGGGACGCCCAAAGACTCGAAGAAACGCCTCTCCTCAATGCGGCTCTTCTTGACCTTCAGGTACTCCAACGCAGGTCTCAACTTGCCGAGCCTCTCCGCATATTCTGCGACCTTTAAGTCCACATTTTCGAACTCGTAGGTAACGAAGTCGCTCCTCTCCACATCGGCGAACGGATCTACGCTCCTCTCTGCGCACTTGAAGGCAGGCGCCACATCGTCGCGGTCATACACGGCGATGCGGATCGGAAGCCTCTGCGCCTCCCAACACATCATCAACGCCAGCTGGCCTCCCCCGAGGACCATCAAGCGCATAGCCAGCTCCCCTGTTCCATTTTTAAATTTTTACTTCAAGATATTCCGAGAGGTCATATGGGAGACCCCGAATAAGTTTAAGTGAATATGTAAAATATAGAACGCCGGCCGTCAAGACAGGAGCGTCTTGGTGAGCTCCAAGAGCCTCTCGTACCTCTTCAAGAGGCCGGCCACATCTCCAGTCTTCCTGTAATATTCCTTATCGAGATGTTCGCCGTCGCATAGAAGTCTGAACGTATCGCCGGAAATCTCGTCGACTAGAATTAAGCCGTCCCTCCTGCCGAACTCGAACTTGACGTCCACAAAGTCGCAATTAGCCCTCCCGTAGAGGTCCCTAAGGGCGCTGGCGGCCGCCAGAGCCAGCCTCTTCGTGGTCTCCACCTCCTGTGGCTCCGCGAGGCCCGCCTCGATTATATCCTCCTCAAGCACAAGGGGGTCATGTAGCTTATCGTCTTTGAGGTGGAACTCCACAAGGGGCCTCTTAAACTCGGCCAGAGGCCTTACGGCCGGCATCCTCTTCAAATAGCTACCATATGCCTTAAACCTCACTATGACTTCGACCGGTATTACTGATGCCTTTTTGACCACTAACGACGTGGGGCCCGCGGCCTCTATAAAGTGGTGGGGTATCCCTCGAGAGCTTAAGTATGAGAACAAAAGAGCCGACAGCTGGGCCGCCAGCGCGCCTTTGCCGGGCGCCTTATCCCTCTTGGCCCCGTCTCCGGCCGTCACTTCGTCTTTGAACTCCATGAGGTACCTATCGCCGAGGTCGTACATCCTTTTGGCCTTGCCTTCGTAGACCAGCTTCATTATTAACCGAATGCTTAATATTTTTAAATGTTTTTCCTCGGCTTCTCCCCGATGCCTTTAAGGAAAATGCTTAAATAGAGAAGTTGCCTGCGGCCCATGAGGAGTGTCCTCGTTGTTGGCGACGGCGCGAGGGAACATGCCATAGCTTGGGCCCTAGAGAGGTCGGGGGCGAGGGTCCACGCGGCGGTGGGCCATATGAACCCCGGCATAGCCGCAATAGCCAAAAGGACGGGGGGCTCGGCTAGATTGGCCAGGACCACAAGCCCTAGAGATGTAGTCAAAATCGCCGAAGAGCTCTCGCCGGATTTGGTCGTCATAGGCCCCGAGGAGCCTCTCTTCGCCGGCGTGGCCGACGCCTTGAGGGAGAGGGGCTTTTTGACCTTCGGCGCGTCCGCTAGAGCCGCCATAGTGGAGATGCGCAAGGACGTGGCTAGGGCGCTTCAGTGGAAGTACGGCATACCTGGGCGGTTGATATACGGCGTGTTTAAAAATGTGGAAGAAGCCTACTCCTTCGCGAAGAGCTTGGGCTCGGCCGCCATAAAGCCCATAAGACAGGCCGGCGGGAAGGGCGTGCGGGTGGTCTACGGCGACGCGAAATACCTAGATGGGGCCTTCGACGCGATTATACTCAAAGGCGCCGAGGAGGCCAAAGAACAACTTGAGGCCTACGGCGACGTGGAGGCCTCGGTCTTGGTGGAAGAGGGGGTCTGGGGCGTCGAATACACAGTGCAGACCATCACCGACGGGGATGCCGTCTTCCCATTCCCGCCGGTGCAGGACAACCCCCACGCCTACGAGCTCGGCCTGGGCCCCGAATGCGGCGGCATGGGCACTATCTCCCCCCTGCCGTTTTTGGAGCGGGAGGAGGTGGAGGAGGCCGTCGGGGCCGTAAAGGCGACTATTGACGCCATAGCTAAGGAGTTCGGGGTGAGGTATGTGGGCGCTCTCAGCGGCCAGATGATGCTCACGGCCAGAGGGCCTGTGGTGATCGAATACTACGCGAGGCTGGGGGACCCAGAGGCCCTCAACGCCCTCTACCTCTACGACGGCGACGCCTACGAGCTCTTCGAGCTAGCCGCCAGAGGCAAGCTCCACAAGGCTGAACGGAAGTTCAAACAGGAATACACAGTGGTCAAGGCCGTGGCGCCTATGGGCTATCCGTTACGGCGCGATATAGCCAAAGGGAGGCGTTTCGACGTAAACTGGGGCCTCATTGAGCGCGAGGGCTGTCTGGTCTTTTTCGGGTCCGCGGAGGAGTCGCCGGAGGGCGGGTATACGACTTTAGGCTCTAGAGCCGTCGAGGTCTTGGCGGCCGGCCGGACACCCGAGGAGGCGTACGTGAAGGCCGAGCGGTGCGCCTCTGCGATAAGGGGCGACGGGCTGTTCTATAGATCCGACATAGGGTCCCCCGAGTATTTGCTGGCCATGAGGAGGAAGGCAGAAACCGCGAGGGCTGTCTATAAGTGGAGGAGGGCTAGGGGGCTCGACAGGTTTAGAGTGGTGTGGGAGCCCGGCAGAGGCGTGGAGCGGTACTGATATGTCGGCCGGGCTCTTCGCTATATATCATTTCGGCGGCGAGGCCAACCTCTATCCCTTAGCCTACTACGGCCTCAAGGCCATGGCCAATAGGGGGGATAGAGCAGTCGCGTATATATTAAGCGAGGCCGGCCTCCGGAAATTAGAGGTAGATCTGGATAAGGAGCCGGAGACCGCGACTGCGCCAGGCCGCGCGGCGGTTGGTTGTGTCTCCACAGAGGAGTGTTGTTGGGAGCACGGCGGCTCTGTGGTATGTAGCTTCGGCCCCGAGCGGCCGCATTTAGGCGAAAAGCCCAGGCGCACCGCCTATGTGGGCATCTCGGCGGAGGGACGCCTCTACGCCTATAGGCCTCCGGAGCTTTGGCATTTGGCGGTAGGCGCACACGGCTTCGACTTCGCGCTCGTGGCGACAGAGACTGCCGCCATAGAGGTCCTGGGCGGCGAGGCCAGGAGGAGCTTGAGGGGAGGGGAACTCCTCGTGGTGGATAGATATGGGGTGGGCTCCTCGGGCGGAGCCGAGCCGGAGGCCCTATGCGCCTTAGACCTCATATACGCCGCGCGGCTGGACAGTAAAGTGGATGGAGTCGAGGTGGCCCAAGTGAGGTCTGCATTGGCCAAAAGACTTGCGGCTAGAGTCAAAGCCGACGTTGATGTGGTTGTCGGTGTCCCGGAGACCGGCGTCTACTACGCCTCCTGGCTGGCCAGAGAGCTGGGCAGGTGGTGCCATCCTGCCTTCGTGGCCACTGCGAGGGGCAGGAGCGCCCTGTTGGACGAAATCAAGGAGAGAATAGCCACAGTCCAGCTAAAGGCCAACGTGGTGGAGTCGGCCGTAAGGGGCCAGAGGGTCCTTCTGGTGGACGACTCGCTTATAAGCGGCCTCACCGTGAGGCAGATCTCGCAACTCCTGAGGGGCAAGGCGGGCGCGAAGGAGGTACATGTAGCCGTCGCCTCGCCGCCCTTGAGGCGCCGTTGTCCCTACGGCGTCAAGATGCCCGACGAGAGCCACATGGTCTTTAACCATCTGAGCCGCGAGGAGGTCGAAGCGGCCCTTGAGGTGGATAGCCTAGTGAGCCTAGACCTAGAAGACCTCAAGGCAGCGGTGGGGAGGCCCCTATGCGTCTTCTGCCTCGCGGGCCGCGCCTAGGCTCTGCTTAGCTCCCTCTCGGCCCACTCCACATCTATCTTCATGGGATAGACGCCCGTGAAGCAGCCGTAACAGACGTTAGGTCCCAGCGCGGATGAGAACAGATCGAAGTCGAGATAGCGCAAGCTGTCGGCGCCGAGCGCCGCGGCTATCTCCTCGACGTTTTTATTCGCCGCAATTAGCTCTTTTCTGTTCTGGAAGTCCATCCCGAAGAAACAGGGCCACCTGACGGGCGGCGACGCTATACGTACGTGCACCTCCCTCGCGCCTGCCCTCTTGAGCTCTAGCACTATAGAGCGTAGATTTGTGCCCCTTATGATAGAGTCGTCCACTAGCGCCACCCTCCTGCCCTCGACGAGATCCCGCACAACCCTAAAGGCCTCGTCGGCGGTCCTAAGGCCAGGCGGCTTTATGAAAATCCTGCCGGCATATCTGTTCTTAACCACGGCGTCCACCAACGGCTTGCCTAGCGCCT
This region includes:
- a CDS encoding bifunctional 5,10-methylenetetrahydrofolate dehydrogenase/5,10-methenyltetrahydrofolate cyclohydrolase — its product is MVTWIKGAELHKKAKEWAKEHVKRLEEIGLTPKLAVLLLNDDPVELETQTKYVSLKARDVKEVGGEVEIYELYRVPPERRTKEALRLIGSLNRRDDVTGILVQKPVPPFIDEKTLFEALAPEKDVDGLTPESKKRLVAGFDLNNDVLPCTPAGILELLQQYSIDVRGADVVVVGKGELVGKPLSVMLMQLDATVTVLHALSKDRLYYVRHADVVISAVGRPPELYRDNPWRLTGDMIKEGAVVVGVGGKVDPSTGRWYFDVDEKSVAEKASYLTPNIGGVGLATRARLLKNLIRTTYQVARIAASHRVLQP
- the purL gene encoding phosphoribosylformylglycinamidine synthase subunit PurL, producing MSLTEAELKSIKEGLGREPTPVELALFTSHWSEHCSYKSTRKWLKRLPSKAPWVVRGPGTDAPLVEIAPGIYVTFKIESHNHPSAVDPYNGAATGVGGIIRDILTVGARPVALLVNLHFGPLEHPHARWIAQNVVRGISDYGNRVGVPVVGGETWFDEAFTYTPIVLATCIGVVKADEVPRGGVETGDVIVVAGSGADRSGLGGSAFASKVLTGKEDLGAVQVADPLMGKRLIDVVQEARTCVKYIKDLGGGGLATALAELSEWFGLGVEVDLDRIHMSDKDMGPAEVLMGETQERLVFVVSKSQLKCLEDLLDKYDVPYSVIGRFVDSKRVVLKWRGEAVGDVPVELAARAPELDWPVEPYEPSPLPELPEPPLEKAIELVLSSPNIAKKEAIYQRFDFDVGVRTAVKPGEGDAAVIKLYELGDLGLAVKGDANPRYTYLSPRLGAANAFVKAYRNVATVGAMPLAAVDSINVGSPARAQAYWQFREAVEGLAEAARELGVPVVGGKVSLYNEYNGESIRPVVAVVVLGRIDDVARAKRAVWSDGDKIFLWGPTKAEIGGSEYLHRVFGLIAGTPPSIDYMREKEIAKIMPQLVGHVTGATDVGVGGLATALAKMAVNSGVGAIVDVCKAPGGVTRMDYLLFSESNGRVVMAGSEGLGVPLGEAGGEELIYRCGGTTIYRKKIEDLRRLMRLDLS
- a CDS encoding citrate synthase/methylcitrate synthase; the encoded protein is MAYYPGLEGVVVKETQICHIDLDNSKIYYRGYDLEELAEYSTFEEVAYLLWYGKLPTRNELEDFTSKLRRYRLPPRHVVEAVRSAPRSAEPIDVLRTAVSAMAFGEDLSDRSPDVELLRGLKITATMPYIVAGFDRSRRGLEPLDPAEAHSHAEYFLWALKGSRPTEREARAMDVMLVIYAEHSMNNSAFTAVTVASTLADMYAAITAAIASLKGPLHGGANVDAAKMIEEIGDVKNVEAWVDKQLAAGRRIPGFGHRLYKRGPDPRLRVLRRLAQDLASERGDFKWVEIAERLEDYVGARLSQKGIFPNTDLYAAVIFKYLGLPVDINLPTFAISRVAGWVAHVVEYRRQNRLIRPTERYVGPVGLRYVPLEERRG
- a CDS encoding FAD-dependent oxidoreductase, with product MGAPRVVVVGGGVAGIYFAYRLKSATDNVEIVVIDKKDFHEFTVGIPMAVAGLLGFEDLVFPFSRLKRVRFIKANVSAIDDRCVRTSDGPSVCGDYLVLAPGGSRLGNAEYWTIGGAKTLLEAASKAKAVRFVVNDLTPVMGFQEIAYSIKTRFPGKEVQFIWSI
- a CDS encoding phosphoribosylformylglycinamidine cyclo-ligase; this translates as MRYKDAGVDIERQRAVHEAARRALSGLEGGYVRYLQLDGGDYALHVDGVGTKALWLLQAGRLETAGWDCLYVNINDVVCDGFKPVAVVDYIAVSPGLEERAEEVIRGLAEASRRAGVVVLGGETAIMPDVVNGIDVVCTVLARREARPNAVRPGDYIVGLESTGPHANGYSLLRKLFKLDEHICGSTASEVLLAPVADYSPVVELMKEGLVKAAAHITGGSFSKLRRALGGLGAEIELGEIPCWAAEVIRRGVPRDEAYRVFNMGVGMALITESPDELIRSAESYGLAARIVGRVKPEGPLIVDGMQVA
- the purQ gene encoding phosphoribosylformylglycinamidine synthase I; the protein is MKIGVLKFPGTNGDLDVLRALEVVGLRGEIVWHKDYRAGLYDAVVVAGGFSYGDRLRAGAIAAASKAAEQLREDAARGVPVLGICNGFQILVEAGLLPGALAPNDPPGFISKWIPVKIVDNETPFTLLYQRGEVVYMPVAHAEGRYIPAGPYRAVVKYIENPNGSFDDVAGVAEGNVVGLMPHPERATDPHVSRGGTGGAKLWLSLKVWLKA
- a CDS encoding phosphoribosylformylglycinamidine synthase subunit PurS, with the translated sequence MYAVYLNVTYKPSIREPEGETISKELLQRFGFKVDVRAGKCLMLLIDAPTPQAAAEEALKIAREARLGNPNVHIIEVVRVVEA
- a CDS encoding phosphoribosylglycinamide formyltransferase produces the protein MKLAVLASWRGSNFKAIMDHIRLGVLQGVEPVALIYSDENAPVREIAARYGVNSYFVKHRGVPRRRREEEMLAVLKDNGVDLIALAGYDYILSGDFIKEFKWVLNIHPSLLPFAGGKGMYGMWVHMEVFKAGVKVTGPTVHLVDESVDGGPILDQWPIYIGDIYALPIPYEEKLEVLANRVLIFEHRLYSRVIQAVADGLVDLFEETVKALKVLEEGGRLKTVEEPVQVRRAVLKADRGWLERWNERQRTYVEFQLKEWAGKPLDLILPPWLRG